From a region of the Verrucomicrobiia bacterium genome:
- a CDS encoding amylo-alpha-1,6-glucosidase, translating to MKPAPGERIRRFVGDRIRFTLGDGAGRHAPDGWHARLRTDLGRAAVLGQELVNAQAKNLAAAGASWHDLPMRAEGGAWSLELPLTEVGYFKAKAYLIDPQGWQHWPDGPDLGIAVHPNHYRTANTIYCAFTRMFGPSRNAVFTTNEKLSAQLQQLDAAGYSVIPPSGKFRDLVPQLPHIMDTLGCRILHLLPVNPVPTTYARYGRFGSPYAALDLAGIDPALVVFDRRTTGVDQFRELTYATHLKGGRVFLDIVINHTGWGSNLQENHPEWMLRGLGGAFVSPGAWDVVWEDLVELEHKHVELWDYLGEVFLTWCARGVDGFRCDAGYKVPLTAWQYIIARVRQEFPDTVFLLEGLGGAWDLTENLLTEGNMQWAYSELFQNFSPVQVSGYLDHSIRQSERLGLLVHYSETHDNERLAKHGRVWSLMRNRLCALASVNGGYGFTCGVEWLAPEQINVHSSRGLAWDSAENIVPELAQLNRLLADHPCFFDGAKLTRLSAADSPVYVLRRDSEEGKDSLLVLANLDIEEPQTFVLESEIARDLGGLKFELIGQPVPKPKKSRDGKLEFTLEPGACFCLSPRAQPQGLSGEDYRRARARAAWALTALGKQLPIEDIPSVDWRELAKLVDANPSGVLASAASADAKVVRENLERLLKDPRANSPGKYEPVVTWSLLDRRRILPVPPGHWLLVTDSARFRATLRLAGKEVHAESIELSQGHVACFAPSQPPGDATLVLERYTIAAQEMESPIRFLAPGPVLDSGTGKPLSISNVPVLRDEAALAPGASPNAGLTHTLEQPLVLLTNGIGGMARLCVDFGAIKSKYDCLLGANLNPRVPVDRHVFAKRARLWVNADGFITALDLRNLVSFEPGPPARWHFVANAGDGRTVEIQVTASMLPGRNTTVLHFARLTRTLATRKPLPDDREVRITVRVDIEDRNFHSETKRNGGADFHFSSNSRPLDQQTGFIFTPAADRQLRVFSSGGFYHHEAEWSENIPHPVEQSRGQTASGDAYSPGWFDLPLAKGAELSLVVCADANNPSADEIEKSKSPEDPKAVDPAKVFAPDDEFGRQLLRAARAFVVRRDNGSTVIAGYPWFLDWGRDSLICARGLLAAGMVDEVKQLLLIFGRFVKDGTLPNTIHGDDASNRDTTDAPLWYGVVCEEMTAREGEDFYRTKVDDTGPTIADVLTDIASHYQTGTPNGIHMDTVSGLIWSPSHFTWMDTNFPAGTPREGYPVEIQVLWIRLLRQLARIAPAKERKRWRDLAEQAEVSLTKYFWLDSQGYLADLLIAKSDQRADQAVVDNALRSNCLFAISLGLLTGTAAQRCVAAAARYLVVPGGLRTLAPLPVEPPLPIYGNQGQLLNNPPEPYWGSYEGDEDTRRKPAYHNGTAWTWIFPVFCEALTRAWENAPEAHAAARAYLGSLDRSLMTNCVGQIPEILDGDTPHTQRGCDAQAWGVTEALRVWKLLQNGQTPAPNPKA from the coding sequence ATGAAACCCGCTCCGGGCGAACGCATTCGCCGGTTCGTCGGTGATCGCATCCGGTTCACGCTGGGCGATGGCGCGGGCCGCCATGCGCCGGATGGCTGGCACGCGCGGTTGCGCACCGACCTGGGCCGCGCCGCGGTGCTCGGCCAGGAACTCGTCAATGCCCAGGCCAAAAATCTCGCCGCCGCCGGTGCGTCGTGGCACGACCTCCCGATGCGCGCGGAAGGCGGCGCGTGGAGCCTCGAATTGCCGCTCACCGAGGTCGGTTATTTCAAGGCCAAGGCTTACCTCATTGATCCCCAGGGCTGGCAGCATTGGCCGGACGGCCCCGACCTCGGCATCGCCGTTCACCCGAATCATTACCGCACGGCGAACACCATTTACTGCGCCTTCACCCGCATGTTCGGCCCAAGCCGCAATGCCGTCTTCACCACTAACGAAAAATTATCCGCGCAACTTCAACAGCTTGACGCTGCCGGCTATTCCGTCATCCCGCCTTCGGGAAAGTTCCGCGATCTCGTGCCGCAACTGCCGCACATCATGGACACCCTCGGCTGCCGCATCCTCCATTTGCTGCCGGTAAATCCCGTGCCCACCACTTACGCGCGCTATGGCCGCTTTGGCAGTCCGTACGCCGCGCTGGACCTCGCGGGCATTGATCCGGCGCTGGTGGTTTTTGATCGCCGCACGACCGGCGTGGATCAATTTCGCGAACTCACCTACGCCACGCATCTCAAGGGCGGACGCGTCTTCCTCGACATCGTCATCAACCACACCGGCTGGGGCTCGAACCTTCAGGAAAATCATCCCGAATGGATGTTGCGCGGGCTGGGCGGCGCGTTCGTCAGCCCCGGCGCGTGGGATGTCGTTTGGGAAGACCTCGTCGAACTCGAACACAAGCACGTCGAACTTTGGGATTATCTCGGCGAAGTTTTTCTCACCTGGTGTGCGCGCGGCGTGGATGGTTTTCGTTGCGACGCCGGTTACAAAGTTCCGCTGACCGCGTGGCAATACATCATCGCCCGCGTGCGGCAGGAATTTCCCGACACGGTTTTTCTCCTCGAAGGACTCGGCGGCGCGTGGGATTTGACCGAGAATTTGCTCACCGAGGGCAACATGCAATGGGCCTACTCCGAACTGTTCCAAAACTTTTCGCCCGTGCAAGTCTCCGGTTACCTCGACCACAGCATCCGCCAAAGTGAACGCCTCGGCCTGCTCGTTCACTACAGCGAAACCCACGACAACGAGCGTCTTGCCAAGCACGGACGCGTCTGGTCGCTCATGCGCAATCGCCTCTGCGCGCTCGCGAGCGTGAACGGCGGTTACGGCTTCACCTGCGGCGTGGAATGGCTCGCGCCCGAACAAATCAATGTTCATTCGAGCCGCGGCCTCGCGTGGGACAGCGCGGAAAATATCGTGCCCGAACTCGCGCAACTCAACCGCCTGCTCGCCGATCACCCGTGCTTTTTCGATGGCGCGAAACTCACCCGTCTCAGCGCCGCCGATTCGCCCGTCTATGTTTTGCGCCGCGATTCCGAGGAAGGCAAAGACTCGCTGCTCGTGCTCGCGAACCTGGACATCGAGGAGCCGCAAACTTTCGTGCTAGAAAGCGAAATTGCGCGCGACCTCGGCGGTTTGAAATTTGAACTCATCGGCCAACCCGTTCCCAAGCCGAAGAAATCCCGGGACGGCAAACTGGAATTCACGCTTGAACCCGGCGCGTGCTTTTGTCTTTCGCCGCGCGCGCAGCCGCAAGGTTTGAGCGGTGAGGATTATCGCCGCGCCCGCGCCCGCGCTGCATGGGCCCTGACCGCGCTTGGCAAACAGCTTCCCATCGAGGATATTCCCTCCGTGGACTGGCGCGAACTGGCTAAACTCGTTGACGCGAACCCTTCGGGCGTGCTGGCCTCCGCCGCGTCCGCTGATGCCAAGGTCGTTCGCGAAAATCTTGAGCGCCTGCTGAAAGATCCGCGCGCCAATTCACCCGGAAAATACGAGCCGGTCGTAACCTGGTCCTTGCTGGATCGCCGGCGCATTCTCCCCGTGCCGCCCGGCCATTGGCTTTTGGTAACCGACTCCGCCCGCTTTCGCGCCACGCTCCGTCTCGCCGGAAAAGAAGTTCACGCCGAATCCATCGAGCTTTCGCAGGGCCACGTCGCATGCTTCGCGCCATCGCAACCGCCCGGCGATGCCACGCTGGTGCTCGAACGCTATACCATCGCCGCGCAGGAAATGGAATCGCCTATCCGCTTTCTCGCGCCCGGACCCGTCCTCGATTCCGGCACCGGCAAACCACTCTCCATTTCTAATGTCCCGGTCTTGCGCGACGAAGCCGCGCTGGCACCCGGCGCGTCTCCTAATGCGGGCCTCACGCACACCCTGGAACAACCGCTCGTGCTCCTCACCAACGGCATCGGCGGCATGGCCCGCTTGTGTGTGGACTTCGGCGCAATCAAATCCAAATACGATTGTCTCCTCGGTGCGAACCTCAACCCCCGCGTGCCCGTTGACCGCCACGTCTTCGCCAAGCGCGCGCGCCTCTGGGTCAATGCTGATGGCTTCATCACCGCGCTTGATTTGCGCAACCTCGTTTCCTTCGAGCCCGGTCCGCCCGCGCGCTGGCATTTCGTCGCCAACGCCGGCGATGGCCGCACCGTCGAAATTCAGGTGACCGCAAGCATGCTGCCCGGCCGCAACACCACCGTCCTCCATTTCGCCCGCCTCACGCGCACCCTCGCGACGCGCAAACCCTTGCCCGATGATCGCGAAGTCCGCATCACCGTGCGCGTGGACATCGAGGATCGCAATTTCCATTCTGAAACCAAGCGCAACGGCGGCGCGGATTTTCATTTCTCGTCCAACTCACGCCCACTCGACCAGCAGACCGGATTTATTTTCACGCCCGCCGCCGATCGCCAGTTGCGCGTGTTCAGCAGCGGCGGATTTTATCATCACGAAGCGGAGTGGTCGGAAAATATCCCGCATCCCGTCGAGCAAAGCCGCGGCCAAACTGCCAGCGGCGATGCCTACAGCCCCGGCTGGTTCGACTTGCCACTCGCAAAAGGCGCGGAACTTTCATTGGTCGTTTGCGCCGACGCCAATAATCCTTCCGCCGACGAAATTGAAAAATCCAAATCGCCCGAAGATCCAAAAGCCGTTGACCCCGCGAAGGTCTTCGCCCCGGACGATGAATTTGGCCGCCAGCTTCTTCGCGCCGCGCGGGCGTTCGTCGTGCGTCGTGACAACGGCAGCACCGTTATCGCCGGTTATCCGTGGTTTCTCGATTGGGGCCGCGATTCCCTCATCTGCGCGCGCGGATTGCTCGCCGCCGGAATGGTGGACGAGGTCAAACAGTTGCTACTCATCTTTGGCCGTTTCGTGAAGGACGGCACGCTGCCCAATACCATCCACGGCGACGACGCCTCCAACCGCGACACCACCGACGCACCCTTGTGGTATGGCGTCGTGTGCGAAGAAATGACCGCGCGCGAAGGCGAAGATTTTTATCGCACGAAAGTGGATGACACTGGCCCCACCATCGCCGACGTGCTCACCGACATCGCGTCGCATTATCAAACCGGCACGCCCAACGGTATCCACATGGACACCGTCTCCGGCCTCATCTGGAGCCCCAGCCATTTCACCTGGATGGACACCAATTTCCCCGCCGGCACACCGCGCGAAGGTTATCCCGTGGAAATTCAAGTGCTGTGGATTCGCCTCCTGCGCCAGCTTGCGCGCATCGCTCCGGCGAAAGAACGCAAACGCTGGCGCGACCTTGCTGAACAAGCGGAAGTTTCCCTCACGAAATATTTTTGGCTCGACTCGCAAGGTTACTTGGCGGACCTGCTCATCGCCAAATCCGATCAACGCGCCGACCAGGCCGTCGTGGACAATGCCCTGCGGAGTAATTGCCTCTTCGCCATCAGCCTTGGCCTGCTCACCGGCACCGCAGCCCAACGCTGTGTCGCCGCCGCGGCGCGCTACCTCGTGGTTCCCGGGGGATTGCGCACCCTCGCGCCGCTGCCCGTCGAGCCGCCCTTGCCCATTTACGGCAACCAGGGCCAGCTATTAAACAATCCTCCTGAACCGTATTGGGGCAGTTACGAAGGCGATGAAGATACGCGCCGCAAACCCGCTTATCACAACGGCACCGCGTGGACATGGATCTTCCCCGTCTTCTGCGAAGCCCTCACCCGCGCGTGGGAAAACGCGCCCGAAGCCCACGCTGCCGCCCGTGCCTACCTCGGCAGCCTGGACCGTTCGCTGATGACAAACTGCGTCGGCCAAATCCCCGAAATCCTGGACGGCGACACCCCCCACACCCAGCGCGGCTGCGACGCCCAGGCCTGGGGCGTCACCGAAGCCCTGCGCGTGTGGAAATTATTGCAGAACGGCCAAACTCCGGCTCCTAATCCAAAAGCATAA
- a CDS encoding ATPase, T2SS/T4P/T4SS family: MPPVVKSFGERIADALVEDGLLTVKQVEELLDQQKKEGTRLLKLVVEKAYVSELDMTVSMGRILNTPPVNLPRIGILPEVGDLLPRDLARNYKVVPVSRLDNKLFLAMADPLNVLAIDDVKRITKLEVVPMIASERSIVEKLNTLDAAKSGSMEDIINDAQRQANDESDADNLEVSKEALEDVSLDQLAASSEEAPVIKLANLILVQAIKDRASDIHIEPFEKVVRLRYRVDGALQDATPPPKAMQLALASRLKIMSSLDIAERRLPQDGRMRVKVGGKDFDLRVSFLPTVHGEKCVLRVLDKSNLSASLDKLGLDPDTFQQFKQAVDAPHGLILVTGPTGSGKTTTLYSALNELNSPQYNIVTVEDPVEFQIPGINQVPVKKEIGLTFANSLRSILRQDPDIVMIGEIRDTETAEIAIEAALTGHQVLSTMHCNDAPGAIARLDDMGIAPFLISSSVILACAQRLMRRICQHCKEPVVYPEKMYTDLTIDPSLFEGVTLFRGRGCERCKGSGYAGRLAIIEAMTNTDEIRKLIIARASTREMAKVAIGQGMRTLRMAALDRVRAGVSTLEQVLVLTSSH; this comes from the coding sequence ATGCCACCCGTCGTCAAATCCTTTGGAGAACGCATCGCCGACGCGCTGGTCGAGGACGGCTTGCTTACGGTCAAGCAGGTGGAGGAATTGCTCGATCAGCAAAAGAAGGAAGGCACGCGCCTGCTCAAGCTCGTCGTCGAGAAGGCTTACGTCAGCGAATTGGACATGACGGTTTCGATGGGCCGCATCCTCAATACGCCGCCCGTCAACCTGCCGCGCATCGGCATTCTACCCGAAGTCGGCGACCTTTTGCCGCGCGACCTGGCGCGCAATTACAAAGTCGTCCCCGTCTCGCGCCTCGACAATAAATTGTTCCTGGCGATGGCCGACCCGCTGAACGTGCTGGCGATTGACGACGTCAAGCGCATCACGAAGCTGGAGGTCGTGCCGATGATCGCATCCGAGCGTTCGATCGTCGAGAAGCTCAACACCCTGGACGCGGCCAAAAGCGGCAGCATGGAGGACATCATCAATGATGCCCAGCGCCAGGCCAACGATGAGTCCGATGCCGACAACCTGGAAGTTTCCAAGGAAGCGCTGGAAGACGTCAGCCTCGATCAACTCGCGGCTTCCAGCGAAGAAGCGCCGGTCATCAAACTTGCGAATTTGATTTTGGTGCAGGCCATCAAAGACCGCGCGAGCGATATTCACATCGAGCCCTTCGAGAAAGTCGTCCGCTTGCGCTATCGCGTGGACGGCGCGTTGCAGGACGCCACGCCGCCGCCAAAAGCGATGCAACTCGCGCTGGCTTCGCGTTTGAAAATCATGAGCAGCCTGGACATCGCCGAACGGCGGTTGCCGCAGGACGGGCGCATGCGCGTAAAAGTGGGCGGCAAGGATTTTGATTTGCGCGTTTCGTTTTTGCCGACGGTCCATGGCGAAAAATGCGTGCTGCGCGTACTGGATAAATCCAACCTTTCCGCGAGCCTGGACAAGCTTGGCCTGGATCCCGATACGTTCCAGCAATTCAAGCAGGCGGTGGACGCGCCGCACGGCTTGATCCTCGTCACCGGCCCCACGGGTTCGGGCAAAACCACAACGCTTTATTCCGCGCTCAACGAACTCAACAGCCCGCAATACAATATTGTCACGGTCGAAGACCCGGTGGAGTTCCAGATCCCGGGCATCAATCAGGTTCCGGTGAAAAAAGAAATTGGGCTGACGTTCGCGAATTCGCTGCGCTCGATTTTGCGCCAGGACCCGGACATCGTCATGATCGGCGAAATCCGCGATACGGAGACGGCGGAAATCGCGATTGAGGCCGCGCTGACGGGCCATCAGGTCTTGAGCACAATGCATTGCAATGACGCACCCGGAGCCATCGCGCGTTTGGACGACATGGGCATCGCGCCCTTTTTGATTTCGTCGTCGGTGATCCTGGCTTGCGCGCAACGCCTGATGCGGCGCATCTGCCAGCACTGCAAAGAGCCGGTGGTTTATCCGGAGAAAATGTACACGGACCTGACGATTGACCCGAGCCTCTTTGAAGGCGTGACGCTTTTCCGCGGCCGCGGTTGCGAGCGTTGCAAAGGTTCCGGTTACGCGGGCCGCCTGGCGATCATTGAAGCGATGACCAACACGGATGAAATCCGCAAACTTATCATCGCCCGCGCCAGCACGCGCGAAATGGCGAAGGTAGCCATCGGCCAAGGCATGCGCACGCTACGCATGGCCGCGCTGGACCGCGTGCGAGCGGGAGTTTCGACGCTGGAACAAGTGTTGGTGCTGACGTCGTCGCATTGA
- a CDS encoding type II toxin-antitoxin system PrlF family antitoxin, translating into MSFFITLNCGNIIQMPSSTLTDKGQTTVPREIREALKVKPRQRLEWKIQPDGTAIVEAQPSALALFGSLRSTKKFPGARQERAAMQRAVGERVTKHLRGK; encoded by the coding sequence ATGTCTTTCTTCATTACATTAAACTGTGGTAATATAATTCAAATGCCAAGCTCGACATTGACCGACAAAGGACAGACCACCGTTCCCCGTGAAATTCGCGAGGCTTTAAAAGTAAAACCACGGCAGCGCCTGGAATGGAAGATCCAACCGGACGGCACGGCAATTGTCGAAGCGCAGCCAAGCGCTTTGGCATTGTTTGGAAGCCTTCGCTCAACCAAAAAATTCCCTGGGGCCAGGCAGGAGCGAGCCGCAATGCAGCGGGCCGTTGGTGAAAGGGTAACGAAACACTTGCGAGGAAAATGA
- a CDS encoding PIN domain-containing protein: protein MSPPRQLVDTNILVRFFTDNPPEMAGRVRKLVEKADSGELTLVVFPIIVAEVFYTLESFYDIERNLVAEKLAAFLKGRGIEVVERERIFETLKRCREQNAHFADSYLAAAAIELSEPVASFDRDFDKFKGVRRIQP, encoded by the coding sequence ATGAGTCCGCCACGGCAGTTGGTGGACACAAATATTTTAGTTCGCTTTTTCACCGATAATCCGCCTGAGATGGCGGGGAGGGTTCGCAAGTTAGTGGAAAAGGCAGACAGCGGCGAACTGACGCTTGTGGTATTCCCCATCATCGTCGCCGAAGTGTTTTACACCTTGGAATCGTTTTATGATATCGAGCGCAATTTGGTGGCCGAAAAGCTTGCGGCATTTCTTAAAGGTCGAGGCATAGAAGTCGTGGAGCGTGAACGAATTTTTGAAACACTAAAACGATGCCGGGAACAAAATGCCCATTTTGCCGACTCCTATCTAGCGGCAGCGGCGATTGAATTGTCAGAACCGGTTGCCAGCTTCGATCGCGACTTTGATAAATTTAAGGGCGTGCGTCGAATCCAGCCATAA
- the purQ gene encoding phosphoribosylformylglycinamidine synthase subunit PurQ — MNFAVLQFPASNCDQDAVHVLRNVLGHSARLLWHKETSLGNADAIIVPGGFSYGDYLRTGAIARFSPVMQAVQTFAANGGHVLGICNGFQILCEAGLLPGVLIRNRSLQFRCEHVFVKTLTPDSPFTNRVPAEKLMRIPIAHGEGCYFADEATLAELKSKNQILWQYVSAQGETSDAANPNGSLQNIAGICNERRNVAGLMPHPERASEPMLSSTDGRLIFESLIHALESKPVAKAA, encoded by the coding sequence ATGAACTTCGCGGTCCTCCAATTCCCCGCGTCGAATTGCGATCAGGACGCCGTGCACGTTCTCCGCAATGTCCTCGGCCATTCCGCGCGCCTGCTCTGGCACAAGGAAACGTCGCTGGGCAATGCCGATGCCATCATCGTCCCCGGCGGATTCAGCTACGGTGATTATTTGCGCACTGGCGCCATCGCACGCTTCAGCCCCGTGATGCAAGCCGTCCAGACTTTTGCCGCGAATGGCGGCCACGTGCTCGGCATCTGCAACGGCTTTCAAATTTTGTGCGAAGCGGGTCTGCTGCCAGGCGTGCTCATCCGCAATCGCTCGCTGCAATTCCGTTGCGAACACGTTTTCGTAAAAACTTTGACGCCCGATTCGCCGTTCACCAACCGCGTCCCTGCCGAGAAACTGATGCGCATCCCCATCGCGCACGGTGAAGGCTGCTACTTCGCAGACGAAGCCACGCTCGCCGAACTCAAGTCGAAGAATCAAATCCTCTGGCAATACGTGAGTGCGCAGGGCGAAACCAGCGACGCCGCTAATCCCAACGGTTCCCTGCAAAACATCGCGGGCATCTGCAACGAGCGCCGCAATGTCGCCGGCCTGATGCCTCACCCCGAACGCGCCAGCGAACCAATGCTCAGCAGCACGGACGGACGGTTGATTTTTGAGAGCCTGATTCACGCGCTGGAAAGCAAGCCGGTGGCGAAGGCGGCGTGA
- a CDS encoding sigma-70 family RNA polymerase sigma factor gives MITTKEMSAAANNDAHLVSESLSGNREAFGQIVARYQSLVCSLAYNATGSLSQSEDLAQETFMAAWKQLSSLREPEKLRPWLCGIARNLIHSALRRQGREPSHAAESLESAGQARSHEASPPDQTISKEEEAILWRSIERIPETYREPLILFYREHQSVERVAAALELSEDAVHQRLSRGRKLLAEEVMEFVAGALERTNPGAAFTIGVLAALPEFATSAKAATVATVAAKGGAAATGATFLSVLGIVIGPLLGLAGGYVGARMSLKNAATPRERAFMVRYIWIVVATVAVFVAALLALIFFASRLWQQHPALVITLGMGIVMAYGIFIFVSGWRFNRAFSRLREEEKRLCPESFRVERRTLPLVWEYRSRATLFGLPLVHCRQGRLPGQKLQPAIAWIASGDVAYGILFASGGVAVGGISMGGLSVGLISIGGFGVGILAFGGMALGAIALGGAAIGLIASGGVTLGWFAAIGGLSAAHDIALGGIALAKHGNDAVAREFFTRYHWLDITQTTTRNVFYAICFSPMFLGLIVWLLRWRQLKRNALNESAPQEKP, from the coding sequence ATGATTACCACCAAAGAAATGTCCGCCGCCGCAAACAACGATGCACATTTGGTCAGCGAAAGCTTGTCCGGCAATCGCGAGGCCTTCGGCCAGATCGTCGCGCGTTATCAATCGCTCGTTTGTTCGCTGGCCTACAATGCCACCGGCAGCCTGAGCCAGAGCGAAGACTTGGCGCAGGAAACTTTCATGGCCGCGTGGAAACAACTTTCCAGTTTGCGCGAACCGGAAAAACTGCGCCCGTGGCTCTGCGGCATCGCGCGGAATCTCATCCACAGCGCGTTGCGGCGGCAGGGACGCGAACCCTCGCACGCAGCCGAATCCCTCGAATCCGCCGGTCAAGCGCGGTCGCACGAAGCCTCGCCGCCGGATCAAACCATTAGCAAGGAAGAGGAAGCCATCCTGTGGCGTTCCATCGAACGCATCCCGGAAACCTATCGCGAGCCGCTGATTTTATTTTACCGCGAACATCAATCTGTGGAACGCGTCGCGGCAGCGTTGGAATTGAGCGAAGATGCCGTTCACCAAAGATTGTCGCGCGGGCGCAAATTGCTGGCCGAGGAAGTCATGGAATTTGTCGCGGGCGCATTGGAACGGACAAATCCAGGGGCGGCATTCACTATCGGCGTGCTCGCGGCACTCCCGGAATTTGCGACTTCGGCCAAGGCCGCCACCGTCGCCACCGTCGCGGCCAAGGGAGGCGCTGCCGCAACGGGAGCGACGTTTTTATCCGTGCTGGGCATCGTAATTGGGCCGTTACTCGGTTTGGCCGGCGGTTATGTCGGCGCGCGGATGAGCCTCAAAAATGCCGCCACTCCGCGCGAGCGTGCCTTCATGGTGCGATATATATGGATAGTCGTCGCCACCGTGGCCGTTTTCGTCGCGGCTCTCCTGGCGCTTATTTTTTTCGCCAGCCGGCTTTGGCAGCAGCATCCGGCGCTCGTCATCACGCTTGGAATGGGCATCGTCATGGCGTATGGAATATTTATTTTTGTCAGCGGCTGGCGGTTCAACCGGGCATTTTCCCGGCTGCGCGAGGAGGAAAAGCGGCTCTGCCCTGAGTCGTTCCGCGTCGAGCGCCGGACGTTGCCGTTGGTTTGGGAATACCGCAGCCGCGCCACGCTGTTCGGTCTTCCGCTGGTTCATTGCCGGCAGGGAAGATTGCCCGGACAAAAGCTGCAACCGGCCATCGCGTGGATTGCGTCCGGCGATGTGGCTTACGGAATTCTTTTTGCCAGCGGTGGCGTTGCGGTCGGCGGCATCAGCATGGGCGGCCTCAGCGTCGGCCTCATTTCCATCGGCGGATTCGGCGTGGGCATTCTGGCTTTTGGCGGTATGGCGCTGGGTGCGATCGCCTTGGGTGGCGCCGCGATTGGCCTCATCGCTTCGGGTGGCGTGACGCTCGGCTGGTTTGCCGCGATTGGCGGCCTCTCTGCCGCGCATGACATCGCCCTCGGTGGAATCGCGCTGGCGAAACACGGCAATGACGCCGTGGCTCGCGAATTCTTTACGCGCTATCACTGGCTTGACATCACCCAGACCACCACGCGAAATGTGTTCTACGCCATCTGCTTTTCCCCAATGTTTCTAGGACTGATCGTATGGCTCTTGCGGTGGCGGCAACTGAAGCGGAATGCGCTCAATGAATCTGCTCCGCAAGAAAAGCCGTGA
- the purS gene encoding phosphoribosylformylglycinamidine synthase subunit PurS: MKAKIIITPKKAVLDPQGKTVQNALEHLGYSGIGAVHVGKYLEIEVSGDRETLRKQLDEACHKFLSNPVIEDYKLELE; encoded by the coding sequence ATGAAAGCAAAAATTATCATCACGCCAAAAAAAGCCGTGCTCGATCCGCAGGGCAAGACCGTCCAAAACGCCCTTGAACACCTGGGCTACTCCGGCATCGGCGCCGTGCACGTCGGCAAATATCTCGAGATCGAAGTCTCCGGCGACCGCGAGACGCTCCGCAAACAGCTCGACGAGGCCTGCCACAAATTCCTGAGCAACCCCGTCATCGAAGATTACAAACTCGAACTCGAATGA